A genomic stretch from Corynebacterium kutscheri includes:
- a CDS encoding Rv1476 family membrane protein has translation MIPSDIDLHELSKQINDDQIALESSNPKLHTELESAITYAQENGFGSVGIAILDSTPAKTADLRDIAQELLITSHLDTVIVRAPSSGAIVSTVHNRADIESAQWHFLANPNYAEATTVLVDHINAEPVPGAAINILTAISTIFAIAIVVFFNRS, from the coding sequence TTGATTCCGTCAGATATAGATCTTCATGAGCTCTCTAAGCAGATTAATGACGATCAAATCGCTCTGGAATCTTCCAACCCTAAGCTACACACAGAGTTAGAATCTGCTATCACATATGCGCAGGAAAATGGATTTGGCAGCGTAGGTATTGCGATTCTAGATTCCACCCCAGCAAAGACTGCCGATCTACGCGATATCGCTCAAGAGCTTCTTATCACCTCACACTTAGATACAGTCATAGTTCGCGCTCCCAGTTCTGGCGCCATTGTGAGCACAGTACATAATCGAGCCGATATCGAATCCGCCCAATGGCACTTCCTAGCGAACCCAAACTACGCAGAGGCAACCACGGTACTTGTTGACCACATTAACGCCGAACCCGTTCCCGGAGCAGCAATAAATATACTTACCGCCATTAGTACAATTTTTGCCATTGCTATTGTCGTATTTTTTAACCGCTCTTAA
- the can gene encoding aconitate hydratase: MTTSKNSFNAKKKLEVGDNSYDYFALNAVPGMEKLPYSLKVLGENLLRTEDGANITKEHIEAIANWDPAAEPKVEIQFTPARVLMQDFTGVPCVVDLATMREAVKTLGGDPDKVNPLNPAEMVIDHSVIIEAFGSSQALEENVAIEYERNEERYQFLRWGAENFSNFRVVPPGTGIVHQVNIEHLARVVFDNDGLAYPDTCIGTDSHTTMENGLGILGWGVGGIEAEAAMLGQPVSMLIPKVVGFKLTGEIPTGVTATDVVLTITEMLREHGVVQKFVEFYGNGVKSIPLANRATIGNMSPEFGSTCAIFPIDEETIKYLMLTGRPAKQVELVEAYAKAQGMWLAEDAPEAEYSEYLELDLATVVPSIAGPKRPQDRILLSQAKQQFRKDLPTYTQDAVVEDDSIVAVRMGSEGEDQDAAPMPSTLNSSRAGNGESAAHGAQGRPSRPVTVTSPNGGEYTLDHGMVAIASITSCTNTSNPSVMIGAGLIARKAAEKGLQAKPWVKTICAPGSQVVDGYYKRADLWKDLEALGFYLSGFGCTTCIGNSGPLPEEISAAINEYDLTATAVLSGNRNFEGRISPDVKMNYLASPIMVIAYAIAGTMDFDFDTQALGQDQDGNDVFLKDIWPSTEEIEQTIAQAISRELYEADYADVFKGDEQWQNLAIPTGKTFEWDESSTYIRKAPYFDGMELEPEAVTDIKGARVLAKLGDSVTTDHISPASSIKPGTPAAQYLDAHGVERNDYNSLGSRRGNHEVMMRGTFANIRLQNQLVHVAGGYTRDFTQEGAPQAFIFDACQNYKQSGIPLVVLGGKEYGTGSSRDWAAKGTNLLGVRAVITESFERIHRSNLIGMGVIPLQFPTGQSHESLGLDGTETFDILGIEELNNGVTPETVQVIATKESGETITFDAIVRIDTPGEADYYRHGGILQYVLRQMIKS, from the coding sequence GTGACCACAAGCAAAAACTCCTTTAATGCTAAGAAAAAGCTTGAAGTTGGCGATAATTCATATGATTACTTCGCATTGAATGCTGTACCAGGCATGGAGAAGCTGCCGTACTCCCTTAAAGTTCTTGGCGAAAACCTCTTGCGTACTGAAGATGGTGCAAATATCACTAAAGAACACATTGAAGCTATTGCAAACTGGGATCCTGCTGCTGAGCCGAAGGTGGAAATCCAATTCACTCCAGCTCGTGTCCTTATGCAGGATTTTACTGGTGTTCCTTGTGTAGTTGATCTAGCAACAATGCGTGAAGCTGTGAAAACACTAGGAGGCGACCCAGATAAGGTAAATCCACTTAATCCTGCTGAGATGGTGATTGACCACTCGGTTATTATTGAAGCCTTTGGTTCTTCGCAAGCTTTAGAAGAAAATGTTGCTATTGAATATGAGCGCAATGAAGAGCGCTATCAATTCCTTCGGTGGGGGGCGGAGAACTTCTCTAACTTCCGTGTTGTTCCTCCCGGAACCGGTATTGTGCACCAAGTTAATATTGAGCATTTAGCCCGAGTAGTTTTTGACAATGACGGGCTTGCTTACCCAGATACCTGTATTGGTACCGATTCCCATACCACTATGGAAAATGGTTTGGGCATTTTAGGTTGGGGCGTAGGCGGTATTGAAGCTGAAGCAGCCATGCTTGGACAGCCAGTATCTATGTTGATTCCTAAGGTTGTTGGTTTCAAGCTTACTGGTGAAATTCCTACCGGAGTTACTGCAACTGATGTTGTGCTTACGATTACTGAAATGTTGCGTGAGCATGGCGTAGTGCAGAAATTTGTTGAATTCTATGGCAATGGTGTGAAGTCAATTCCACTAGCTAATCGAGCAACCATTGGCAATATGTCACCTGAATTCGGCTCTACCTGTGCAATTTTCCCCATTGATGAAGAAACTATTAAGTATCTGATGCTTACTGGCCGCCCTGCTAAGCAAGTTGAGCTGGTTGAAGCTTATGCTAAAGCACAAGGAATGTGGCTAGCTGAGGATGCTCCCGAAGCTGAATACTCGGAATATCTAGAGCTAGACCTTGCGACGGTGGTTCCATCGATTGCTGGACCGAAACGACCTCAGGATCGTATTTTACTTTCTCAGGCTAAACAACAGTTCCGTAAAGATTTACCAACATATACCCAGGATGCAGTTGTTGAAGACGACTCAATTGTGGCCGTACGTATGGGCTCAGAAGGCGAAGACCAAGATGCTGCACCAATGCCATCTACCTTGAATTCTTCCCGTGCTGGAAATGGTGAATCTGCCGCGCATGGTGCACAAGGACGTCCTTCTCGTCCAGTAACAGTTACCTCACCTAATGGCGGAGAGTACACCTTGGATCATGGCATGGTTGCTATTGCTTCTATTACCTCGTGTACTAATACTTCTAATCCTTCAGTGATGATTGGTGCTGGTTTGATTGCTCGCAAAGCAGCAGAAAAAGGTTTACAAGCAAAGCCATGGGTCAAGACGATCTGCGCACCAGGATCACAGGTGGTTGATGGGTACTATAAGCGTGCAGATCTGTGGAAAGACTTAGAAGCTCTGGGGTTTTATCTCTCTGGATTTGGTTGTACTACCTGCATTGGTAACTCCGGCCCACTCCCGGAAGAAATTTCTGCCGCTATTAACGAATATGATTTAACTGCTACCGCTGTACTTTCTGGTAACCGCAACTTTGAAGGTCGCATTTCACCTGATGTGAAGATGAATTACCTGGCTTCACCAATCATGGTGATCGCTTATGCCATTGCCGGTACCATGGATTTTGACTTCGATACCCAAGCTCTGGGACAAGACCAGGATGGAAATGATGTTTTCCTAAAAGATATTTGGCCATCCACGGAAGAAATTGAGCAGACTATTGCTCAAGCTATTTCTCGTGAGCTTTATGAAGCCGACTATGCCGATGTCTTTAAAGGCGATGAGCAATGGCAAAACCTTGCTATTCCTACTGGCAAGACTTTTGAATGGGATGAATCTTCTACTTATATTCGCAAAGCACCATATTTTGATGGCATGGAATTAGAACCAGAAGCTGTCACAGATATTAAGGGTGCTCGTGTGCTAGCTAAGTTAGGTGATTCGGTAACTACTGACCACATCTCCCCTGCGTCGTCAATTAAACCTGGTACTCCAGCAGCACAATATCTGGATGCGCATGGCGTGGAACGCAATGATTACAACTCGTTGGGGTCTCGTCGTGGTAATCATGAAGTGATGATGCGCGGTACTTTTGCAAATATTCGTTTGCAGAATCAGCTTGTTCATGTTGCTGGTGGATATACCCGTGATTTTACTCAAGAAGGTGCGCCACAAGCCTTTATCTTCGACGCCTGCCAAAACTATAAGCAATCCGGTATTCCACTAGTGGTACTAGGCGGTAAAGAATATGGCACTGGATCTTCACGCGACTGGGCAGCCAAGGGCACTAACCTTTTAGGCGTACGTGCTGTTATCACTGAAAGCTTTGAACGAATTCACCGTTCCAACCTCATTGGTATGGGGGTAATTCCATTGCAATTCCCTACTGGGCAATCGCATGAATCGCTGGGATTAGATGGCACTGAAACCTTCGATATTCTTGGCATCGAAGAGCTAAATAATGGAGTCACACCAGAAACTGTGCAGGTTATTGCTACCAAGGAATCTGGTGAGACAATCACGTTCGATGCGATTGTACGTATCGATACCCCGGGTGAGGCTGATTATTATCGCCATGGTGGTATTTTGCAGTATGTACTGCGCCAAATGATTAAGTCCTAA
- a CDS encoding TetR/AcrR family transcriptional regulator, whose translation MPVVSHAELQLRRQEILEGARKCFAEHGYGGATVRLLEEATGKSRGAIFHHFGDKENLFLALAREDAARMAEVVASNGLVAVMRDMLAHPERHDWLATRLEISTMLRTDMAFRARWQEHQKILDEAVRARLESNIAQDGMRPDVPIEVLHTFLETVMDGFISKLAIGADQKELEQVLNLVEETVRARIRA comes from the coding sequence GTGCCTGTCGTTAGTCATGCAGAACTTCAGTTGCGTCGCCAGGAAATACTTGAAGGCGCACGGAAATGCTTTGCAGAGCATGGCTACGGTGGAGCAACGGTACGTTTGCTAGAAGAAGCTACGGGGAAATCTCGGGGCGCAATTTTTCATCATTTTGGCGATAAAGAAAACCTCTTTTTAGCTTTAGCGCGAGAAGATGCAGCTCGTATGGCTGAGGTGGTAGCTAGTAATGGTTTGGTAGCAGTAATGCGCGATATGCTTGCCCATCCAGAACGTCATGATTGGTTAGCGACCCGACTAGAGATTTCTACTATGTTGCGCACCGATATGGCATTTCGTGCCCGCTGGCAAGAGCATCAAAAAATTCTCGATGAGGCGGTGCGAGCCCGCTTAGAATCAAATATTGCTCAAGATGGTATGCGTCCAGATGTTCCTATAGAGGTACTGCATACTTTTTTAGAGACAGTAATGGATGGTTTTATCTCTAAATTAGCCATTGGTGCGGATCAGAAAGAATTAGAGCAAGTACTCAACCTTGTTGAAGAAACTGTTCGTGCTCGTATTCGAGCTTAA
- a CDS encoding glutamine amidotransferase: MVSLLLVSPRSGLDVAHAEYNDVLRATRLQPEQLDQKIIDDTTKTIGCLADYDGVIVGGSPLNVTEPDYCAWQKHVHEQLHSLVNADLPVFFICFGSSLLTYLTGGEVGRTHPEESGATTVTLTQAALTDRITYDLPESFTSLTGHTENTIAVGTGTVVLATGSSCPIQMIRANDTTWACQFHAEMDAAAMKTRMDFYYDYGYFSPERYDAIVATLPDVNTTYSNQVLRNFVEVCEGKR; this comes from the coding sequence ATGGTTTCCTTGCTTTTGGTTTCGCCGCGATCTGGCCTTGATGTCGCCCATGCCGAGTATAATGACGTTTTGCGCGCCACTAGATTGCAACCGGAGCAATTAGATCAAAAAATAATCGACGATACCACCAAGACAATTGGTTGCCTAGCTGATTATGATGGCGTGATTGTGGGTGGTAGTCCATTAAATGTGACTGAACCAGACTATTGTGCATGGCAAAAACATGTGCACGAGCAATTACACAGTCTGGTTAATGCTGATTTGCCAGTCTTTTTTATCTGTTTCGGTAGTTCTTTGCTTACCTATCTCACCGGTGGCGAAGTAGGGCGCACCCATCCAGAAGAGTCCGGCGCAACGACGGTAACGCTTACCCAGGCTGCATTAACGGATCGGATTACTTATGATCTACCGGAAAGTTTTACCTCGCTTACTGGACATACCGAAAATACTATTGCGGTAGGAACCGGAACTGTTGTTCTAGCAACTGGTTCGAGCTGTCCGATACAGATGATTCGTGCTAATGACACCACCTGGGCATGTCAATTCCATGCTGAGATGGATGCGGCAGCTATGAAAACTCGGATGGATTTCTATTATGATTACGGTTACTTCTCTCCTGAGCGTTATGACGCAATCGTAGCGACGTTACCTGATGTGAACACCACCTATTCCAACCAAGTTTTGCGTAATTTTGTAGAAGTATGCGAAGGAAAGCGCTAA
- a CDS encoding RDD family protein: protein MHLNGTIIIRRVVAAICDFLIIGGLLLAMPAIAAEVFSPTLQGAVLVAVLSVLALYGYKVICEWIFGITLGKKLLGLEIHYRYERWWSSLVRNTWLILALVLYFLFSRGDGAIFFVLGTVIVVFITALAHASQRHVFDLLAGTQVTVIKS, encoded by the coding sequence GTGCATTTAAATGGAACCATTATCATTCGTCGCGTCGTAGCGGCTATCTGTGATTTTCTTATTATCGGCGGTCTTTTATTGGCTATGCCGGCCATTGCAGCAGAGGTCTTCTCCCCTACATTGCAGGGGGCAGTTCTCGTTGCTGTGTTATCAGTGTTGGCCCTTTATGGTTATAAAGTTATCTGCGAGTGGATTTTTGGTATCACATTAGGAAAAAAATTGTTGGGGCTAGAAATTCACTATCGTTATGAGCGTTGGTGGAGCAGTTTAGTACGCAATACATGGTTGATTCTTGCACTAGTCCTCTATTTCCTATTCTCGCGTGGCGATGGCGCTATTTTCTTTGTCCTGGGTACCGTTATCGTGGTTTTTATTACTGCGTTGGCACATGCGTCGCAACGCCATGTCTTTGATCTATTAGCTGGTACCCAGGTAACGGTTATTAAAAGCTAG
- a CDS encoding CAP domain-containing protein → MQKLIKVLTAAVIALVASVTTPVALAQTSSESGIAVFHRIHAAFPAISVDSISLAAEKAVIFAQINAYRAQHGLAPVAYSQEWANQAQDWANYLNSQGGHHTWHQSDINAFEVIARTAWTDINAPVQQWKESPTHNSVLLSPNLGVGGVGLVQNNLGQYIAVFRGFF, encoded by the coding sequence GTGCAGAAACTAATAAAGGTACTCACCGCTGCCGTCATTGCTTTAGTTGCTAGTGTTACTACACCGGTTGCTTTGGCTCAAACTAGCAGTGAAAGTGGAATTGCAGTTTTTCATCGTATTCATGCTGCATTTCCAGCTATTAGCGTTGACAGTATCAGCTTAGCAGCAGAGAAAGCAGTAATTTTTGCTCAAATCAATGCTTATCGCGCTCAACATGGTCTCGCCCCAGTTGCCTATAGCCAGGAATGGGCTAACCAAGCGCAAGATTGGGCAAACTATCTCAATTCTCAGGGCGGACATCACACCTGGCATCAAAGTGATATTAATGCTTTTGAGGTGATCGCTCGTACTGCCTGGACCGATATTAATGCGCCGGTACAGCAGTGGAAAGAATCCCCTACCCATAATAGTGTGCTACTTTCGCCAAACTTAGGTGTCGGTGGCGTTGGTTTGGTGCAAAATAACCTTGGCCAATATATTGCGGTTTTCCGTGGGTTCTTTTAA
- a CDS encoding ACT domain-containing protein, which translates to MFAIISVTGADHTGIIAAVATACAEMDINIHNVSQTLMDEYFTMILHVAFNEAQIGISEIQEKMNAVGEQQKLTIRIQSQAIFDAMNTI; encoded by the coding sequence ATGTTCGCCATTATTTCTGTAACCGGTGCCGATCACACTGGAATTATCGCTGCTGTTGCCACTGCCTGCGCTGAAATGGATATCAATATCCACAATGTTTCTCAAACGCTCATGGATGAGTACTTCACCATGATCTTGCATGTGGCGTTTAACGAAGCACAGATTGGTATTTCAGAAATACAAGAAAAAATGAACGCAGTTGGTGAGCAACAAAAACTTACTATCCGTATCCAATCGCAGGCCATTTTCGACGCAATGAATACGATCTAG
- a CDS encoding PFL family protein: protein MNNLESHYNIVDTIEMIEKYRLDIRTVTMGISLLDCVRSTMDDTCEAVYEKITRLAKNLVPECEGIERELGIPIVNKRISVTPIALIAQSVSGSPVQLAKTLDKAAKAVGVNFIGGYSAIVEKGMTPGDERLIRSIPEALTVTDVVCSSVNIGSSRAGINMDAVRTMGEVIKEAAELTKDQSAIACAKLVVFANAVGDNPFMAGAFHGIEEPDCVVSVGVSGPGVVNRALGDLDGATLDQVAEAIKKAAFKITRAGQLVGTMASQRLGVPFGIVDLSLAPTAELGDSVAHIMEHMGLAQVGTHGTTAALALLNDAVKKGGMMACSRVGGLSGSFIPVSEDKGMIDAVRAGNISIDKLEAMTAICSVGLDMVAIPGDTSAELISGMIADEAAIGVMNHKTTAVRVIPVPGTKPGDEVNFGGLLGYAPVIPVSRVDNSEFIHRGGHIPAPVHGFRN from the coding sequence ATGAACAATTTAGAATCTCACTACAACATTGTTGATACCATCGAGATGATTGAAAAATATCGTCTTGATATTCGTACTGTGACCATGGGCATTAGTTTGCTCGACTGCGTGCGCTCTACCATGGACGATACGTGCGAGGCAGTATATGAAAAAATCACTCGCCTAGCTAAGAATCTGGTTCCAGAATGTGAAGGCATTGAACGAGAACTAGGTATTCCTATTGTTAATAAGCGCATTTCAGTTACTCCGATAGCCCTTATTGCGCAGTCAGTTTCTGGTTCTCCAGTCCAGCTGGCTAAGACCTTGGATAAAGCGGCAAAAGCTGTCGGGGTGAACTTTATTGGTGGCTATTCTGCAATCGTCGAAAAGGGAATGACTCCTGGTGATGAGCGTTTAATTCGTTCTATACCAGAAGCACTAACCGTTACTGATGTTGTATGTTCAAGTGTCAATATTGGTTCTTCGCGTGCTGGTATCAATATGGATGCGGTACGCACAATGGGTGAAGTTATTAAAGAAGCTGCTGAGCTAACCAAGGATCAGTCTGCTATTGCTTGTGCCAAGCTGGTTGTCTTTGCTAATGCTGTAGGCGATAACCCCTTTATGGCAGGTGCTTTCCACGGTATTGAAGAGCCCGATTGCGTAGTAAGCGTAGGCGTTTCTGGTCCAGGTGTAGTCAATAGAGCTCTTGGTGATCTTGATGGCGCAACCTTAGACCAGGTAGCTGAAGCAATTAAGAAAGCAGCTTTTAAAATTACTCGTGCTGGCCAGCTAGTAGGAACAATGGCCTCGCAGCGACTCGGTGTGCCCTTTGGCATTGTAGATCTTTCACTAGCGCCTACGGCAGAACTGGGTGATTCAGTAGCGCACATTATGGAACACATGGGTCTGGCTCAGGTAGGAACCCACGGCACTACTGCAGCGCTTGCTTTGCTTAACGACGCAGTGAAAAAAGGCGGCATGATGGCGTGCTCCCGTGTCGGCGGATTATCTGGTTCTTTTATCCCAGTTTCTGAGGATAAAGGCATGATTGATGCGGTACGAGCGGGCAATATCAGTATTGATAAGCTTGAAGCAATGACCGCAATTTGCTCGGTTGGCCTTGATATGGTGGCGATTCCGGGAGATACTTCTGCCGAACTTATCTCTGGCATGATTGCAGACGAAGCCGCTATCGGGGTAATGAACCATAAAACCACTGCAGTTCGGGTTATCCCAGTTCCAGGAACCAAACCTGGCGATGAGGTGAACTTTGGTGGCTTGCTTGGATATGCACCGGTGATTCCGGTTTCGCGGGTGGATAATTCAGAATTTATTCATCGTGGTGGACATATCCCAGCGCCGGTGCATGGTTTTAGGAATTAA
- a CDS encoding AMP-binding protein codes for MSHTIVEKPVDLYVPKSRQLIQLAESVPYIVQSGVLALRRPYGAKVITSGIARWGFSLAFLLENAAEHSPNRTAIIDDLGEISYRVLRIRARRFAAGLANLGVVEGDKVGIIARNSRVTPITLAALAYLGVSPMIMNPMSSPAQLDRIIRSYGAKALVVDAAYVGQLRDLGLPIIIGYHDDEDPAPADLSTMEQIIDAAPLNPIVAEKPTRMPTVIMSSGTTGLPKGIVRGVPKTPQVLASILPKIPWRLHGVIQQHASLFHAWGWLNLNLVWATKSTMIVHRYFDGKQATDDFLNYEVTGIISAAIFLKDFEEEYGLRDIDSQTHLRKAKQLRFIASSGNAIPPVLVHALNRRFGNVVCNFYGSTEHGPIATASANELAADPDRAGTIARGIRVKIFREDGTEAATNEVGMVYSCNSESMVGYLSPTDEATVKDHMLGTGDLGFIDDQGFLHVRSRYDDMVIKGGENVYPRELEEFLHTLDDIHDAYVRGIRGEIMSELNAYVVRAQGSTIDEDSLRKIVADNLAQHNIPDNIIWLDKLPRNDAGKVIPRELL; via the coding sequence ATGTCTCATACTATCGTCGAAAAGCCTGTTGATCTTTATGTACCAAAGAGTCGACAATTAATTCAGCTTGCAGAATCTGTCCCTTATATTGTACAATCCGGGGTTCTTGCTTTGCGACGCCCCTATGGCGCGAAAGTTATTACTTCGGGTATCGCTCGGTGGGGGTTTTCCTTAGCTTTTCTATTAGAAAATGCGGCTGAGCATTCACCTAATCGCACTGCGATTATTGATGATCTCGGCGAGATAAGTTATCGTGTGTTGCGTATTCGAGCGCGCCGTTTTGCTGCCGGCTTGGCTAATTTAGGGGTAGTAGAAGGCGACAAGGTCGGTATTATTGCCCGCAATTCTCGGGTAACTCCCATTACTTTAGCTGCTTTAGCTTATTTGGGCGTCTCACCGATGATTATGAATCCGATGTCTTCGCCGGCACAGTTGGATCGTATTATTCGTTCCTATGGGGCGAAAGCCCTTGTTGTTGATGCGGCTTATGTTGGGCAGCTGCGTGATTTAGGTCTTCCTATTATTATTGGCTATCACGATGATGAAGACCCCGCACCAGCAGATCTATCCACTATGGAGCAGATTATTGATGCTGCACCGCTTAATCCGATAGTTGCGGAAAAACCTACTCGTATGCCTACGGTCATTATGAGTTCAGGTACGACTGGTTTGCCTAAAGGTATTGTCCGTGGGGTTCCTAAAACACCTCAGGTATTAGCCTCTATTTTGCCAAAGATCCCATGGCGGTTGCACGGGGTTATTCAGCAACATGCCTCACTTTTTCATGCTTGGGGTTGGCTAAACCTTAATCTCGTCTGGGCAACCAAATCGACGATGATCGTGCATCGATACTTTGATGGGAAACAAGCCACCGATGATTTCTTGAATTATGAGGTCACCGGAATTATTTCGGCAGCAATCTTCCTTAAAGATTTCGAAGAAGAGTACGGTTTAAGAGATATTGATTCTCAAACCCATCTGCGCAAAGCAAAACAGTTGCGTTTTATTGCCAGCTCGGGAAATGCTATTCCACCAGTATTAGTACATGCGCTTAATCGTCGTTTTGGCAATGTTGTATGTAACTTTTATGGTTCCACTGAACATGGTCCGATCGCTACCGCAAGTGCCAATGAACTTGCGGCTGATCCTGATCGCGCTGGTACTATTGCCCGTGGTATCCGGGTTAAAATTTTCCGGGAAGATGGCACTGAGGCAGCCACTAATGAAGTTGGCATGGTCTATAGCTGTAACTCGGAATCAATGGTCGGCTATCTATCGCCAACTGATGAAGCCACTGTCAAAGATCACATGTTAGGCACTGGTGATCTAGGTTTTATCGACGATCAAGGTTTCTTGCATGTTCGCAGCCGTTATGACGATATGGTGATTAAAGGTGGGGAAAACGTTTATCCTCGTGAGCTGGAAGAATTTTTGCATACGCTAGACGATATCCATGATGCTTATGTCAGAGGTATTCGTGGTGAGATCATGAGTGAGCTCAATGCCTATGTTGTCCGCGCCCAGGGGAGTACTATTGATGAGGATTCTCTGCGCAAAATTGTTGCTGATAACCTAGCGCAGCATAATATTCCGGACAACATTATCTGGCTAGATAAACTGCCTCGTAACGACGCTGGAAAGGTTATTCCCCGCGAGCTTCTTTGA
- a CDS encoding GDSL-type esterase/lipase family protein, protein MTTFRRRLATVLCTLAATCTVATVPHASAAPNAFVAFGDSIMANPTVDGWFMSKVTAGSSGSSGSSDVDINRGCATDRNGLAKQAAARLGMAAWDYSCPGATAHSGGKVFATQINEAIADGALDASTRVVVIQIGINDTHAAYTKSIPADVLHNNYVSTMVPEIQRIRQAAPHAQIKMIGYPSITDNNYTVCLAQWGFNLHTIEALPMATHFENQAEAMQRDVAQRTGIQFVDVRAQSMGHGMCASDEQRWMGAFIDLGAARNMPVHLTDNGKAQVARIIAES, encoded by the coding sequence ATGACTACATTTCGCCGTCGTTTAGCTACTGTTTTGTGCACGCTTGCTGCTACATGCACAGTAGCAACTGTTCCACATGCAAGCGCTGCTCCGAATGCTTTTGTTGCTTTTGGTGACTCAATCATGGCTAACCCTACCGTCGATGGTTGGTTTATGTCTAAGGTCACTGCTGGGTCAAGTGGCTCTTCTGGTTCTTCGGATGTGGATATTAATCGCGGCTGCGCTACGGATCGTAATGGTCTTGCTAAACAAGCTGCGGCGCGACTTGGCATGGCGGCCTGGGATTATTCTTGCCCAGGTGCTACTGCTCATTCTGGTGGTAAGGTTTTCGCTACCCAAATTAATGAGGCTATTGCCGATGGTGCACTTGATGCAAGCACTCGTGTGGTGGTTATTCAAATCGGAATTAATGACACTCATGCTGCCTATACAAAGAGTATTCCTGCTGATGTTTTGCACAATAATTATGTTTCGACGATGGTGCCAGAAATTCAGCGTATCCGACAAGCTGCTCCACATGCGCAAATAAAGATGATCGGTTATCCGTCAATCACGGACAATAACTATACGGTGTGCCTTGCTCAGTGGGGTTTTAATCTGCATACTATTGAAGCTTTGCCCATGGCAACGCATTTTGAGAATCAGGCAGAAGCTATGCAGCGTGATGTTGCACAGCGTACTGGAATTCAATTTGTCGATGTTCGCGCTCAGTCTATGGGGCACGGTATGTGTGCTTCCGATGAGCAACGCTGGATGGGCGCTTTTATCGATTTAGGTGCTGCCCGCAATATGCCCGTTCACCTTACCGATAATGGCAAAGCTCAGGTTGCCCGAATTATCGCCGAGTCTTAA
- a CDS encoding serine/threonine protein kinase: MSKQKEIISQVTSALKMTNAERLADGGQKSVWKGIFNGAPAVAKIIFLSGNPVNDQVTIIRAQREVDLLRNIDSPQVVRPFTELIVIGDPPQALSWIEEWLDGSDLTAHLHRQFTSDEAWKLIIDLAKGLKEIHNLAVVHRDLSPSNVRLKSDGSYVLMDPGFARYLAKTTLTGISQPGTLGWRSPEHIPGGEPVPSSDIFCLGILAFYCLTGQLPFDIKKEIVDHEFELQNCQAPSVASYRFDLDQELVAMIDKCLQREPSRRFSNGAELLGELKTLRKI; the protein is encoded by the coding sequence ATGTCAAAGCAGAAGGAAATAATCAGTCAAGTGACTTCGGCTCTCAAAATGACGAATGCAGAACGACTTGCAGATGGTGGTCAAAAAAGTGTTTGGAAAGGAATCTTTAATGGCGCTCCAGCTGTCGCTAAAATTATTTTTCTTTCCGGAAATCCAGTGAACGATCAGGTCACCATTATACGGGCACAACGCGAAGTGGATTTATTAAGAAATATTGACTCACCTCAAGTTGTCCGACCGTTCACAGAGCTAATCGTAATTGGGGATCCACCACAAGCCTTATCCTGGATAGAAGAGTGGTTAGATGGATCTGATTTGACCGCACATTTACATCGCCAGTTCACTTCCGATGAAGCCTGGAAATTGATCATTGATCTAGCTAAAGGTCTAAAAGAAATACATAACCTCGCAGTAGTTCATCGAGACCTATCCCCTAGTAATGTTCGACTAAAGTCAGACGGATCTTATGTTCTGATGGATCCTGGCTTCGCTCGATATTTAGCCAAAACTACACTGACTGGGATATCGCAACCGGGCACTCTCGGATGGCGATCCCCTGAACATATTCCAGGAGGTGAGCCAGTTCCAAGCAGCGATATTTTTTGTTTAGGTATTCTCGCATTTTACTGCCTTACTGGTCAGCTTCCTTTTGATATTAAGAAAGAGATCGTTGATCATGAGTTTGAGCTACAAAACTGTCAAGCTCCCTCTGTGGCAAGCTATCGTTTCGATTTAGATCAAGAACTTGTTGCAATGATAGATAAATGTTTGCAACGAGAACCTAGCCGCCGATTTAGCAATGGAGCTGAATTGTTGGGTGAACTAAAAACTCTTAGAAAGATTTAA